TCTCCCATTTCGGTGCTACGAGAAACTCTCCTTTTAATTCTCCGGTGAGACGCTGTATGGCAATATCAGACGGAATTCTTTCAAGGAAATCGCATACAAGCTTTATATATTCATCCATTGCAAGAACCGGCACCTGCCCTGCCCTGTACATCTTTTCAAGGATCGTCTTTTCTGCAACATAAAGATGATGTATCTTCAATTCATCTATTTTAAAATTTCCAATAGCATCAGCAGTCTGCATCATCATTTCCCGTGTTTCGCCGGGGAATCCTAAGATAATATGAGAACATACCCTCAGCCCTCTGAGTTTAGTGCGGTAAACTGCATCAACAAATTGTTCATAAGAATGTCCCCTGTGCATCCTCACAAGTGTTTCATTGTGCATACTTTGAAGTCCTATCTCAACCCATAGATGAGTCTTTTGTGAATACTCAGCTAACATATCCAGTACATCATCAGGCAGGCAATCGGGCCTTGTCCCGATAGACAGACCGACTACCTCAGGAAATGAGAGCGCCTCGGCATACAGCTCTTTTAAGTGGCTTACAGGGCCATAAGTATTTGTGTACGCCTGAAAGTAGACAATAAATCTTTCAGCATTGAAATTATTCCTGTAGAATTCTATACCGTACTCTATCTGATCCCGTACGGCCTTCCTCTCACCCTTTGAGTTAGGACTGAAACTCCTGTTCTCACAATATATACATCCACCAGTTCCGGCAGTACCATCCCTGTTAGGACAAGTAAAACCGGCATCAAGTGCTATCTTATAGACTTTAAAAGGAAATATCTTTTTCAGATATTCACTGTATGAATAGTAGTATTTTCCCAACTCGTTACCTTCCCTTTTTTGTTTCTTACTTCTTACCTCTTACTTCTTACCTCTTACTTCTTGCTTCTTACTTCTTGCTTCTTACTTCTTACTTCTTGCTTCTTG
This DNA window, taken from Nitrospirota bacterium, encodes the following:
- a CDS encoding TIGR01212 family radical SAM protein (This family includes YhcC from E. coli K-12, an uncharacterized radical SAM protein.), which encodes MGKYYYSYSEYLKKIFPFKVYKIALDAGFTCPNRDGTAGTGGCIYCENRSFSPNSKGERKAVRDQIEYGIEFYRNNFNAERFIVYFQAYTNTYGPVSHLKELYAEALSFPEVVGLSIGTRPDCLPDDVLDMLAEYSQKTHLWVEIGLQSMHNETLVRMHRGHSYEQFVDAVYRTKLRGLRVCSHIILGFPGETREMMMQTADAIGNFKIDELKIHHLYVAEKTILEKMYRAGQVPVLAMDEYIKLVCDFLERIPSDIAIQRLTGELKGEFLVAPKWETSKRVLISLIEKELASRGSYQGKLYNKIKNEKSKIKDTYPKVSILVP